A stretch of the Haloplanus aerogenes genome encodes the following:
- the bcp gene encoding thioredoxin-dependent thiol peroxidase, translated as MLDIGDEAPDFALSDQHGETVSLADFRGQRLVLYFYPRADTPGCTTEACGFRDRLDDFAARDIAVVGVSDDPVDDLAAFAEKHDLTFPLLSDESGDVAAAYDSYGEKQMFGRTFDGVFRNTYVIGPDGRIDRVYEGVSPDGHAAEILDET; from the coding sequence ATGCTCGATATTGGCGACGAGGCACCCGACTTCGCACTCTCCGATCAGCACGGCGAGACGGTGTCACTCGCGGACTTCCGCGGCCAGCGACTCGTCCTGTACTTCTACCCGCGCGCCGACACCCCCGGCTGTACGACCGAGGCGTGTGGCTTCCGCGACCGCCTCGACGACTTCGCCGCCCGCGACATCGCCGTCGTCGGCGTCAGCGACGACCCGGTCGACGACCTCGCGGCGTTCGCCGAGAAACACGACCTCACTTTCCCACTCCTGTCGGACGAGTCGGGCGACGTGGCCGCCGCGTACGACTCCTACGGCGAGAAGCAGATGTTCGGCCGGACGTTCGACGGCGTGTTCCGGAACACGTACGTGATCGGTCCGGACGGCCGGATCGACCGGGTCTACGAGGGCGTCTCGCCGGATGGCCACGCGGCCGAGATTCTCGACGAAACCTGA
- a CDS encoding MFS transporter, whose protein sequence is MVSLSVRQRRAALWSLLAAGFLFVNFHRTATAVLADSLARTFDATGSQLGLLHASFFYIYAALQLPAGLVVDRYGPRWVGATGLAVLSAGVVWFAWSETLLAAFLARAVVGFGGSVLYIATLRFCANWFRPDEYATMTGYTVAAAGAGGILATTPLALAIDRVGWRFAILATGMITAVVAVVVATAVRDRPSRADIGVDDTDHSPATLADIVANTRTVLGEVETWLMGLLLFLVLGVNFTVLGLWGVPFIADTYGVTVARASTYVLLGNVGFVLGSPAFGALSDRTGWRTELVVATTVVFSLSYGALILVPPLPVVGAALFCALLANGGVALVFTVGKERHEPAVAGTVTGVINSLGYVGAAILPTVMGAVLDAYWTGEIINGARVYTVTGYRVAFGIATGAAVVAVVAAFCLHRRESRTAAGATLAGTDDYSSD, encoded by the coding sequence ATGGTCTCGCTCTCGGTTCGGCAGCGACGAGCCGCCCTGTGGTCCCTCCTCGCAGCCGGCTTTCTCTTCGTCAACTTCCACCGGACGGCGACGGCCGTCCTCGCCGACTCCCTCGCACGCACCTTCGACGCGACCGGGTCCCAGTTGGGACTGCTTCACGCCTCCTTCTTCTACATCTACGCCGCCTTGCAACTCCCGGCCGGCCTCGTCGTCGACCGCTACGGACCGCGGTGGGTCGGCGCGACGGGACTGGCCGTCCTCTCGGCCGGAGTCGTCTGGTTCGCGTGGAGCGAGACGCTGCTGGCCGCCTTCCTCGCGCGCGCCGTCGTCGGTTTCGGCGGGAGCGTCCTCTACATCGCCACACTTCGGTTCTGTGCGAACTGGTTCCGGCCGGACGAGTACGCGACCATGACCGGATACACCGTCGCCGCGGCGGGCGCGGGGGGTATCCTCGCGACGACGCCGCTAGCGCTGGCCATCGACCGCGTCGGGTGGCGCTTCGCCATCCTCGCCACGGGGATGATCACGGCCGTCGTCGCCGTCGTCGTCGCGACCGCGGTCCGTGACCGGCCGTCGCGGGCCGATATCGGCGTCGACGACACCGATCACTCCCCCGCCACCCTCGCCGATATCGTCGCCAACACCCGCACCGTCCTCGGCGAGGTGGAGACGTGGCTGATGGGTCTCCTGCTCTTTCTGGTCCTCGGTGTCAACTTCACCGTCCTCGGCCTGTGGGGTGTCCCCTTCATCGCCGACACCTACGGTGTCACGGTGGCGCGGGCGTCGACGTACGTCCTCCTCGGAAACGTCGGGTTCGTCCTCGGGTCGCCCGCCTTCGGCGCGCTCTCGGATCGAACCGGCTGGCGGACGGAACTCGTCGTGGCGACGACGGTCGTGTTCTCGCTGTCCTACGGCGCCCTGATTCTCGTGCCGCCCCTGCCCGTCGTCGGCGCGGCGCTGTTCTGTGCCCTCCTCGCCAACGGCGGCGTCGCCCTCGTCTTCACCGTCGGGAAGGAGCGCCACGAACCGGCCGTCGCCGGCACGGTCACCGGCGTCATCAACAGCCTCGGCTACGTCGGGGCCGCAATCTTGCCGACCGTCATGGGGGCCGTCCTCGACGCCTACTGGACGGGCGAGATCATCAACGGCGCGCGGGTCTACACCGTCACCGGCTACCGCGTCGCGTTCGGTATCGCCACTGGCGCCGCGGTGGTCGCCGTCGTCGCCGCGTTCTGTCTCCACCGCCGCGAATCGAGGACGGCCGCAGGCGCGACGCTCGCCGGCACGGACGACTATAGTAGCGATTGA
- a CDS encoding response regulator transcription factor, translating into MPTFNKDRGLYSIDHHERRPPPPMPANTTQDADDAQPPRGVDRTTVLLADDDDAFRESLVLWLAADERWDVREATDGEEALAKLDGAVDILVLDRRMPILSGPEVVDRLDETGFEGSVIVLSAFEPDGHLDENDTTMYLTKPVDRETFVDALTRRR; encoded by the coding sequence GTGCCAACGTTTAACAAGGACCGTGGCCTCTACTCCATCGACCACCACGAGCGTCGACCGCCGCCACCGATGCCTGCAAACACCACCCAAGACGCCGACGACGCCCAACCACCCCGGGGTGTCGACCGAACGACCGTTCTGCTGGCCGACGACGACGACGCCTTTCGGGAGAGTCTGGTGCTGTGGCTGGCGGCCGACGAGCGGTGGGACGTCCGCGAAGCCACCGACGGCGAGGAGGCGCTGGCGAAACTGGACGGGGCGGTCGACATCCTCGTTCTCGACCGACGGATGCCGATCCTCTCCGGCCCCGAAGTCGTCGACCGCCTCGACGAGACGGGGTTCGAGGGGTCGGTGATCGTCCTCAGCGCCTTCGAACCCGACGGCCATCTGGACGAGAACGACACGACGATGTATCTGACGAAGCCGGTCGACCGGGAGACGTTCGTCGACGCGCTCACCCGCCGTCGGTGA
- a CDS encoding NAD+ synthase: MDTSRAVERMEAFLSDQLATAGADGYVVGVSGGLDSAVATTLAVRAVGADAVTGLIMPGRPNDEANMADARMLCRERGIAFEELSIRPIVDAVGDQLPFDASRLTLGNVRARTRMVLAYAVANERDCLVLGTGNRSERLLGYFTKYGDAAVDVQPMLDLYKTEVAEVARAIDLDERFVEKTPTAALWEDQTDEGEIGADYATVDRVLRRLVDEGHPPERIAADTDIDAGTVHRLTEMWQSSSHKRALPPAPTLRE; encoded by the coding sequence ATGGACACGTCGCGGGCAGTCGAGCGGATGGAGGCGTTTCTGTCCGACCAGCTGGCGACGGCCGGGGCCGATGGCTACGTCGTCGGCGTCAGCGGTGGCCTCGATTCGGCCGTCGCGACGACGCTCGCGGTCCGCGCCGTCGGCGCCGACGCCGTGACGGGCCTGATCATGCCGGGCCGCCCCAACGACGAGGCCAACATGGCCGACGCTCGGATGCTCTGTCGCGAGCGGGGAATCGCGTTCGAGGAACTGTCCATCCGGCCCATCGTCGACGCCGTCGGCGACCAACTCCCGTTCGACGCGTCCCGGCTCACCCTCGGGAACGTCCGCGCTCGGACGCGGATGGTGCTGGCGTACGCCGTTGCGAACGAACGCGACTGTCTGGTGCTCGGCACTGGCAACCGGTCCGAGCGACTGCTCGGCTACTTCACGAAGTACGGCGACGCGGCCGTCGACGTCCAGCCGATGCTCGACCTCTACAAGACGGAGGTGGCCGAGGTGGCCCGAGCGATCGACCTCGACGAGCGATTCGTCGAGAAGACGCCCACGGCGGCGCTCTGGGAGGATCAGACCGACGAGGGCGAGATCGGCGCCGACTACGCGACCGTCGACCGGGTGTTGCGCCGACTCGTCGACGAGGGGCACCCGCCCGAACGGATCGCCGCCGACACCGATATCGACGCCGGGACGGTCCACCGCCTCACGGAGATGTGGCAGTCATCGTCGCACAAGCGAGCGCTGCCGCCGGCACCGACCCTTCGCGAGTAG
- a CDS encoding sensor histidine kinase, whose amino-acid sequence MIESFRDARLRRFLAGGSISLLGAFLLGIPMFDIWDDATNLSWAVLVTLAENALFLFLAAILVWGGLWLVRTDWEVDRVATVARRTVVATVAFGGLIGWATFLQIQVMGTLKPLVLALDGVLVGAVTSFGISVASTRATVFKREADAERARNDDLELLYHTASNLEATSDREAAYDIVEGALRDALDGSPFRVVVDGSTVVTHATPTDDAVQPVERVSIGGRGRIDLWDAPVEHRDILSVELFASHLDEAIQRIEREERLREERDILDFVNRTLRHDLLGDLSLLEARLRMLDRDVTFDEGAHAEHLDVALGRTDEMHEFIRTMRTYMESVLTDDHPLEAVPLCPVLDDHLDALRDAHPDVSITRESIPKVAVEADDLLGHVFANLLRNAVEHNDAPTPSVTVDAERLDDVVRVRIADNGPGIPDDRRETIFEQGSHGTESQGSGFGLYLVKDAVENYDGEVRVRDNEPRGTVFELDLPIAR is encoded by the coding sequence ATGATCGAATCGTTTCGTGATGCTCGACTCCGTCGGTTCCTCGCTGGCGGGAGCATCAGCCTCCTCGGGGCGTTTCTTCTCGGCATCCCCATGTTCGACATCTGGGACGACGCCACGAATCTTTCCTGGGCTGTACTGGTGACGCTCGCCGAGAACGCGCTTTTCCTGTTTCTGGCCGCCATCCTCGTCTGGGGTGGACTCTGGCTCGTCCGCACGGACTGGGAGGTCGACCGCGTCGCGACGGTCGCGCGCCGGACCGTCGTCGCCACCGTGGCGTTCGGCGGCCTCATCGGCTGGGCCACGTTCCTGCAGATTCAGGTGATGGGCACTCTCAAACCGCTCGTTCTCGCGCTGGACGGCGTGCTGGTGGGGGCGGTCACGTCGTTCGGGATCAGTGTCGCGTCGACGCGAGCGACGGTGTTCAAACGGGAAGCCGACGCGGAACGAGCGCGGAACGACGATCTGGAACTCCTGTACCACACCGCCAGCAATCTCGAAGCGACCTCGGACCGCGAGGCCGCGTACGACATCGTCGAGGGCGCCCTCCGGGACGCGCTCGACGGGTCGCCGTTTCGCGTCGTCGTCGACGGATCGACGGTCGTGACCCACGCGACGCCGACCGACGACGCCGTCCAGCCAGTCGAACGCGTTTCCATCGGCGGGCGGGGACGGATCGACCTGTGGGACGCGCCGGTCGAACACCGCGACATCCTCTCCGTGGAACTGTTCGCTAGCCACCTGGACGAGGCTATCCAGCGGATCGAACGCGAGGAGCGTCTGCGCGAGGAACGGGACATCCTCGATTTCGTCAACCGGACGCTCCGGCACGACCTGCTGGGTGACCTCTCCCTGCTCGAAGCCCGACTCCGGATGCTGGACCGGGACGTGACGTTCGACGAGGGGGCCCACGCGGAACACCTCGATGTCGCGCTCGGTCGCACCGACGAGATGCACGAATTCATCCGGACGATGCGGACGTACATGGAGTCGGTCCTCACCGACGACCACCCGCTCGAAGCCGTCCCGTTGTGTCCCGTCCTCGACGATCATCTCGACGCGTTGCGTGACGCTCACCCCGACGTTTCGATCACTCGCGAGTCGATTCCGAAGGTGGCGGTCGAAGCCGACGACCTGCTCGGACACGTCTTCGCGAACCTGCTCCGCAACGCCGTCGAACACAACGACGCGCCGACACCCTCGGTGACCGTCGACGCCGAACGGCTGGACGACGTCGTTCGCGTTCGGATCGCCGACAACGGCCCCGGCATCCCCGACGACCGCCGAGAAACCATCTTCGAGCAGGGGAGTCACGGGACCGAGAGTCAGGGGAGCGGCTTCGGCTTGTACCTCGTCAAAGACGCCGTCGAGAACTACGACGGCGAGGTCCGCGTTCGAGACAACGAACCACGCGGCACGGTGTTCGAACTCGACCTCCCGATTGCGAGGTGA
- a CDS encoding PAS domain S-box protein produces the protein MANVYETGEEVFERIDDAFIALDAEWRFTYLNERAEEVLDLTGEDVVGVSVWEAFPEAVGTSFQYEYERAMETQESVSFEEYYAPLEKWFSVTAYPSETGLSVYFRDVTERRERDRELERYESIVETVQDGIYVVNDEGRFTMVNDAYAEMVGYDRDELIGSHVSLVVDEATAHDAATLEAELAAGTRSTATMTATLECADGGSIEAEATFSLLPDGDRVGVVRDVTRRRARERKLELFERIIETVEDGIYAVDDDAEFIVVNDAFCEMTDYDRDELLGRHVTTVKDAWVSERAKRLTADVQAGDRGEGVIEFELETSDGERLPVESRLVPFTLDDGIGRCGVVRDVSDRKAREQELRDRIRQQEVVTELGKHALETQDIDTLMAEAVRLVSETLGTDYGKVLDLDAEAGELLLRQGTGWDEGVVGEATVSAVDRNSQAAHTLEATHPIVVEDIAAETRFNGPDLLTDHDVKSGISTIIGPTDDPWGILGTHDTERRDFSEHDVTFVRSVANILAAAIGRQRSEEALRRQHERLSALNDINSLVHGLSESMFGLSTQENIKQLICDRLAESDSYAFAWIGILDDGEILTDAEAGIDDYLDDLTLEVGQSPDERGPTIRAHQTGEIQVVQSVDDDPRYEPWRDRAEEYGYRASASVPIGDGGEFYGTLNLYSNRVGAFNDEERDALQRLGSIVAYALSSVERDRELQRERNRLEFMNRLLRHNLLNSLNVVDARLEMLDGRVDFEVSDHLQTAIDRTNEMSEFVEMVREVTNVIGSSDEQELGPVDIEDVVTSHVERTRDSYPAAEIHLDPVPEVDIVADDLIGEVLDNVLVNAVQHNPDPAPTVWVEVTTDDDEVVVTVADDGPGIPDDEKADIFGRDAKTFDDPSAGFGLYLVKEILDSYGGRITVEDNQPQGSRFRLVFQRV, from the coding sequence ATGGCAAACGTCTACGAGACGGGAGAGGAGGTGTTCGAGCGCATAGACGATGCGTTCATCGCACTGGACGCCGAGTGGCGATTCACCTACCTGAACGAGCGAGCGGAGGAGGTACTCGATCTCACGGGAGAGGACGTCGTCGGTGTCAGCGTCTGGGAGGCGTTTCCGGAGGCCGTCGGCACCTCGTTTCAGTACGAGTACGAGCGGGCGATGGAGACACAGGAGTCGGTGTCGTTCGAGGAGTACTACGCCCCGCTCGAGAAGTGGTTCTCGGTCACCGCCTACCCGTCCGAGACGGGACTGTCGGTGTACTTCCGGGACGTGACCGAGCGACGAGAGCGTGATCGCGAACTCGAACGGTACGAGTCCATCGTCGAGACCGTGCAGGACGGCATCTACGTCGTGAACGACGAGGGACGGTTCACGATGGTCAACGACGCCTACGCCGAGATGGTCGGCTACGACCGGGACGAACTCATCGGATCACACGTCTCGCTCGTCGTGGACGAGGCGACGGCACACGACGCCGCCACACTCGAAGCGGAACTCGCAGCGGGCACGCGATCGACGGCGACGATGACGGCGACGCTCGAATGCGCGGATGGGGGATCGATCGAAGCCGAGGCGACCTTCTCGCTCTTGCCAGACGGGGACCGCGTGGGCGTCGTCAGAGACGTGACCAGACGGCGGGCGCGCGAGCGGAAACTCGAACTGTTCGAACGGATCATCGAGACGGTCGAGGACGGGATCTACGCCGTCGACGACGACGCGGAGTTCATCGTCGTCAACGACGCCTTCTGCGAGATGACGGACTACGACCGGGACGAACTGCTCGGTCGACACGTGACGACGGTCAAAGACGCGTGGGTCAGCGAACGAGCCAAACGGCTCACTGCGGACGTGCAGGCCGGCGACCGCGGGGAGGGTGTGATCGAGTTCGAACTGGAGACCAGCGACGGCGAACGCCTCCCCGTCGAGAGCCGACTGGTGCCCTTTACCCTCGACGACGGAATCGGCCGCTGTGGTGTCGTCCGCGACGTGTCCGACCGCAAGGCGCGCGAACAGGAGTTGCGAGACCGGATCCGACAGCAGGAGGTCGTGACCGAACTCGGCAAACACGCGCTGGAGACACAGGACATCGATACGCTGATGGCCGAGGCGGTGCGGCTGGTTTCCGAGACGCTCGGTACCGACTACGGCAAGGTACTCGACCTCGACGCCGAGGCCGGGGAACTCCTCCTCCGGCAAGGTACCGGGTGGGACGAGGGCGTCGTGGGCGAGGCGACCGTCTCCGCGGTCGACCGGAACTCGCAGGCCGCACACACGCTCGAAGCCACCCATCCCATCGTCGTCGAAGATATAGCCGCAGAGACGCGGTTCAACGGCCCCGACCTCCTCACGGACCACGACGTGAAAAGCGGCATCAGCACGATCATCGGCCCCACGGACGACCCGTGGGGCATCCTCGGCACCCACGACACCGAGCGCCGCGACTTCTCGGAACACGACGTGACCTTCGTCCGGTCGGTAGCGAACATCCTCGCGGCGGCCATCGGCCGGCAGCGGAGCGAGGAGGCACTCCGCCGCCAGCACGAACGGCTGTCGGCGCTCAACGACATTAACTCGCTCGTTCACGGCCTCTCGGAGTCGATGTTCGGGCTCTCGACACAGGAAAATATCAAACAACTGATCTGCGACCGCCTCGCCGAATCCGACTCCTACGCGTTCGCGTGGATCGGCATCCTCGACGACGGCGAAATCCTGACCGACGCCGAGGCGGGTATCGACGACTACCTCGACGACCTGACGCTCGAAGTCGGGCAGTCGCCGGACGAACGGGGGCCGACCATCCGAGCCCACCAGACGGGCGAGATACAGGTCGTCCAGAGCGTGGACGACGACCCGCGATACGAACCGTGGCGTGACCGTGCCGAGGAGTACGGCTACCGCGCCTCGGCATCGGTGCCCATCGGCGACGGGGGCGAGTTCTACGGCACGCTCAACCTCTACTCCAACCGGGTGGGCGCGTTCAACGACGAGGAACGTGACGCGCTGCAACGGCTCGGCTCCATCGTCGCGTACGCCCTCTCGTCGGTCGAGCGCGACCGCGAACTCCAGCGCGAACGCAACCGGCTGGAGTTCATGAACCGCCTGCTCCGGCACAACCTGCTCAACAGTCTCAACGTGGTGGACGCACGACTGGAGATGCTCGACGGCCGCGTCGACTTCGAGGTGAGCGACCACCTGCAAACCGCCATCGACCGCACCAACGAGATGAGCGAGTTCGTCGAGATGGTCCGCGAAGTGACGAACGTCATCGGCAGCAGCGACGAACAGGAACTCGGACCGGTCGACATCGAGGACGTGGTCACGAGCCACGTCGAGCGGACGCGAGATAGCTATCCCGCGGCCGAGATTCATCTCGACCCGGTTCCCGAGGTCGACATCGTGGCCGACGACCTGATCGGCGAAGTCCTCGACAACGTCCTCGTCAACGCGGTCCAGCACAACCCGGACCCAGCACCGACGGTCTGGGTGGAGGTGACGACCGACGACGACGAGGTGGTCGTGACGGTGGCGGACGACGGTCCGGGGATTCCCGACGACGAGAAAGCGGATATCTTCGGTCGCGACGCGAAGACCTTCGACGATCCGAGCGCGGGATTCGGGCTCTATCTGGTCAAGGAGATTCTAGATTCGTACGGCGGCCGGATCACGGTCGAGGACAACCAGCCACAGGGTTCGCGCTTCCGACTCGTGTTTCAGCGTGTCTGA
- a CDS encoding bacterio-opsin activator domain-containing protein — MSKTTVSESLTDTSDSPTILIVDDDKDLADTYSLWLSGDFDVETAYGGVQAREQIHDGLDLVLLDRRMPGIPGDRVLEDIRDRGIDCQVAMLTAVEPDTDIIELPFDEYLVKPVTQSELRETVDDLLLRQGFDADAQEFFAMESKADALETRDEENLRNPDAAADLEADAEQARESERIRDMRERLQRLQRISSVIRDIDKQLVVATSRQEIERTVCERLVDSDPYELAWIGDYTVSFDQVTPSVMACRDDATLNQDTVADGGSGPAAEAVSTGEVQVVDDFSTDRSRQMLDPIGSADSHDRFEAGAVVPLTYRDTVYGVLNVCTTEADVFDEREITVLSELGDSVANAINSVEHKKLMLSDTVVELEFDVQDRSDIFVSLSAETESRIELKSFVPAANGELTSYVEVTGTTTEAFLDAATGIPEFEKVRGIGESNEQNLYECRVSDSTVVLSLIDAGANVESMRIDEGQGHIAATVAPDTDVRTVADTIQERFDDIDLVAKREIERDFQSTESFRQSLENRLTDRQYSILEAAYAAGYFAWPRESTAKEIADSLDLAPPTLHEHLRGAKIELIEAFFEETGTLDEGERLRDQ, encoded by the coding sequence GTGAGTAAGACGACCGTCTCGGAGTCACTCACGGACACATCGGACTCACCCACGATCCTGATCGTCGACGACGACAAGGATCTCGCCGACACGTACAGCCTGTGGCTCTCGGGGGATTTCGACGTCGAAACCGCGTACGGTGGCGTGCAGGCACGCGAGCAGATTCACGACGGTCTCGATCTCGTTCTTCTCGATCGGCGAATGCCCGGGATTCCGGGCGACCGTGTGCTGGAGGATATCCGCGACCGGGGAATCGACTGTCAGGTCGCCATGCTCACTGCCGTCGAACCGGACACGGACATCATCGAACTACCGTTCGACGAGTATCTGGTCAAGCCGGTCACCCAGTCGGAACTCCGCGAGACCGTCGACGACCTACTCCTGCGGCAGGGGTTCGACGCCGACGCACAGGAGTTCTTCGCGATGGAGTCGAAAGCAGACGCGCTGGAGACGCGAGACGAGGAGAACCTCCGCAATCCGGACGCGGCCGCGGACCTCGAAGCCGACGCCGAACAGGCCCGAGAGTCCGAGCGGATTCGGGATATGCGCGAACGGCTCCAGCGACTCCAGCGGATCTCCTCCGTCATCCGCGATATCGACAAACAGCTCGTGGTCGCGACCAGTCGGCAGGAGATCGAACGCACGGTCTGTGAGCGTCTCGTCGATTCGGATCCGTACGAACTGGCGTGGATCGGCGACTACACGGTCAGTTTCGATCAGGTGACGCCGAGCGTGATGGCGTGCAGGGACGACGCCACGCTGAATCAGGACACCGTCGCCGACGGCGGCAGTGGGCCGGCCGCCGAGGCCGTCTCGACCGGCGAGGTGCAGGTCGTCGACGACTTCTCGACCGACCGGAGCCGGCAGATGCTCGACCCGATCGGGTCGGCCGACAGTCACGACCGATTCGAAGCGGGGGCGGTCGTCCCGCTCACCTACCGCGACACCGTCTACGGCGTTCTCAACGTCTGCACGACCGAGGCTGACGTGTTCGACGAACGCGAAATAACCGTCCTTTCCGAACTCGGCGACAGCGTCGCCAACGCGATCAACTCCGTCGAACACAAGAAGTTGATGCTCTCCGATACGGTCGTCGAACTGGAATTCGACGTGCAGGACCGGTCGGACATCTTCGTGTCGCTGTCGGCGGAGACGGAGTCACGTATCGAACTCAAGAGTTTCGTCCCCGCGGCCAACGGCGAACTCACGAGCTACGTCGAGGTCACCGGGACGACGACGGAAGCCTTTCTGGACGCCGCGACGGGGATTCCGGAATTCGAGAAAGTCCGGGGCATCGGCGAGTCGAACGAGCAGAACCTCTACGAGTGTCGCGTCTCGGATTCGACGGTCGTCCTCTCCCTGATCGACGCCGGGGCGAACGTGGAATCCATGCGGATCGACGAGGGACAGGGGCACATCGCGGCGACCGTCGCCCCCGATACGGACGTTCGGACGGTCGCCGATACGATTCAGGAGCGGTTCGACGATATCGATCTCGTGGCGAAACGCGAAATCGAGCGGGACTTCCAGTCGACCGAGAGCTTCCGGCAGTCGCTGGAGAACCGTCTCACCGACCGGCAGTACTCGATCCTCGAGGCCGCCTACGCCGCGGGCTATTTCGCGTGGCCGCGGGAGTCGACGGCCAAGGAAATCGCCGACTCGCTGGATCTGGCGCCGCCGACGCTGCACGAACACCTCCGCGGCGCGAAGATCGAACTCATCGAGGCCTTCTTCGAGGAGACTGGCACGTTGGACGAGGGCGAACGGCTTCGCGACCAGTGA
- a CDS encoding sensor histidine kinase, whose protein sequence is MPDFENQFDHRVPFEAATDAMAIVDVSSDDWRIRTVNGAFTDAFDCPASAVHDEPLGAVLGFDPVERVGAHPRRERETRAELGVTGDEYLVRVRPFDQPIDSAHALVVVSDASTVGASATAGNELIHTLAEVAGADDASAVCVGVAALLLDDFGFDAVVIHVDEGVHLTNVDESITFDSAEPTLSIRHEVHDPRNDETWGTVVQAPVGDRGVVVAATCTSHALDSAAIERLESLCRYLDLVLDGIERTRSLRAEQQELTMFNRILRHSVLNGLNLIRARLELVETDGSETSREHYETANARIDDLLDRIEAIREIQVEDGTAEVGPYRLEVLLDERLTRASEKYPDASFSVVGSIPEATIEVGDLVHVCLRNVLRNAVQHADLGSPEVRVRVTIDETADVATVRIADNGSGFPDDIDRSIFDEGVSRFDGEGHGLGLFLTRKVVEDGYGGTVRAGESDCGGAEIVLEFPLADPPDSTPD, encoded by the coding sequence ATGCCCGACTTCGAGAACCAATTCGATCACCGTGTCCCGTTCGAAGCCGCGACGGACGCGATGGCGATCGTCGACGTATCGAGCGACGACTGGCGGATTCGGACCGTCAACGGCGCGTTCACGGACGCGTTCGACTGCCCGGCATCCGCCGTCCACGACGAGCCACTGGGGGCCGTACTCGGATTCGACCCGGTCGAACGGGTCGGTGCCCACCCCCGCCGCGAGCGGGAAACGCGCGCCGAACTCGGCGTGACCGGCGACGAGTATCTCGTCCGGGTGCGGCCGTTCGACCAGCCGATCGACTCGGCGCACGCGCTCGTCGTCGTCTCGGACGCCTCCACCGTGGGCGCCTCTGCGACGGCTGGTAACGAGCTGATCCACACACTCGCGGAGGTGGCTGGCGCCGACGACGCGTCGGCGGTCTGTGTCGGCGTGGCCGCGCTACTGCTCGACGACTTCGGCTTCGACGCGGTCGTGATCCACGTCGACGAGGGCGTCCACCTGACGAACGTCGACGAATCCATCACGTTCGATTCGGCGGAGCCGACGCTCTCGATCCGACACGAGGTACACGACCCACGGAACGACGAGACCTGGGGGACCGTGGTGCAGGCTCCCGTGGGTGACCGCGGGGTCGTAGTGGCAGCGACCTGTACCAGCCACGCACTCGATTCGGCGGCCATCGAGCGTCTCGAATCGCTCTGCCGGTATCTCGACCTCGTCCTCGACGGTATCGAGCGGACGCGCTCGCTGCGCGCCGAGCAGCAGGAGCTGACGATGTTCAACCGCATCCTCCGGCACTCGGTGCTGAACGGCCTCAACCTGATTCGGGCGCGGCTGGAGCTCGTCGAGACGGACGGCTCCGAGACCAGCCGGGAGCACTACGAGACGGCGAACGCTCGGATCGACGACCTGCTCGACCGAATCGAAGCGATCCGTGAGATACAGGTCGAGGACGGGACCGCCGAGGTCGGCCCCTACCGGCTCGAAGTCCTGCTCGACGAGCGGCTCACCCGCGCCAGTGAAAAGTATCCGGACGCCTCGTTCTCGGTCGTCGGATCGATCCCCGAGGCAACCATCGAGGTCGGCGACCTCGTCCACGTCTGTCTCCGGAACGTGTTGCGAAACGCGGTCCAGCACGCCGATCTCGGCTCGCCCGAGGTCCGGGTCCGCGTCACGATCGACGAAACCGCCGACGTAGCGACGGTGCGGATCGCGGACAACGGCTCCGGATTCCCGGACGATATCGATCGGTCCATCTTCGACGAAGGCGTCTCCAGGTTCGACGGCGAGGGGCACGGTCTCGGTCTCTTTCTCACCCGGAAGGTCGTCGAAGACGGCTACGGCGGCACCGTCCGCGCGGGAGAGAGCGACTGCGGCGGCGCCGAAATCGTCTTGGAGTTCCCGCTCGCCGACCCGCCAGATAGCACCCCCGATTAG